The genomic region GGGAACGAGGAAGGCAGCGAGGGCCTCGATGAGGCTCTTTGCGGATTGCATGGGGCGCAAgtcctctcgctcgcctcggACGTGGAAGACGAGTGTGACTTCGCCTCCCGCGGAAGCAATGGCAGTGAtctcgtcgctgccgaggaaggCTGCGATTGGGTCGAATGAGAGCTCGGCACCACGCCGCCATTCGAAATTGGCAAcgacggcgcaggcgcCCGAAGGGGGTGCGAGGTCGAACGCGCCACGCGGTGCATTCTCGGGGTTGAGCCAGCACACCCAAGTGTCACcggagaggggagagatGCCGGAGCCCCACCGTTGATCGAGAACGAGCGCCACGTCGCGGCGTGCAAGGAGCTTTTTCACCCGCCCCCCGGGTGACCAGAAGGATAGTGCGGCGGGGTCAAAGTCTCCACGTagctcgacgacggagGCCAGCCGCAGAGCACGCTCCCACCTCTCCGTCAAAGCGGCACGGTGTACGTGTACCGCTGGAGACGCGCGGGCGCCAAGGAGAGGGAGCTTGTCATCAAAGCAGTCGGTCGTGGTGCACGAGAGCTTGGACGCGATGACAGGGGGAACCGGTAGAGCGGACGGTAGATTGATGAGAGAGGCGTACAGAGCGCTGAGggcgcttggcggcggcgtgggcgagaGCAGTCGTATGCTGCCCGTTGTCTCTGCGGTCGGATGGTAGAACGGGAACTCGATCAGCGGGAGTGCGTGGTGTCGAATAGGATGGCGCAAGAGCGCACATTTCTGGTTGGCGTTCTGCGCGCTTGCGGCAGAGAGATCGATAGCGATGTGCTCGAAAAGTAGTGCGTCCACGAACGCAAGCAGCTTccgcgaggccgcgcgGAAGGATAGCTGGGTCCGCCAGCCTGCGTGCAAGgcgatgcgctcgacgatGTCCGGATAGCGAGCGTAGTTGATCATGGTTTGCGTGCACGGTGAGATGCTGCAGTTGGTGAAGGATGAGGAATGAtggacatggacatggaTAACAAGGACGGGCAGGCAATGTAAGACGGCGGTCAGTGCGGGTGCAGCACACGCATGGGCCGCGAATATCGTCCCTCACACGCCCGAACTGAGCGGCTCTCGACTCGATCAAATGCGCATCACATCACAATGGCCGTCTGCACAGCTTCAGCCCGCGTGGGCCGGACCTGGGCTTGTGCGTGTATGTGTTGCAggtgggttgggaggtGCACTACGGCACATGAGGCGAGAGAGCTTGGCCTTTGGACGTGGGTTGCGAGGCTTCACATTTGGACGTGGCTTGCGAAGCGCCTCCTTCCGAGCCCGAAGGTCAAAGCGATAGCGTCAGTGAGCAGGTCAGCATGAGGCTGGGTAACGCCGTGTTCTTCCGGCACTCCTTTCCGGGCAGTGAGGCGAGATGCCGGGTCAGCGGCTGTCGACATCGACGTGGTTGCCCCCCGAGCAAAGGACCTGGATAGGGCGGATGATGCGAGTCCCGGTTGGGTAAATCGCAGGGCTGTGGCTGCAGAGGAGACGTGGTTGCGTTCGTCCCACTTGCTACGCCAGGAATCTCGCGTGGTTCCTGTCCAGGAGCGCTGGGTTTGTCATTTGGGAAGAAGGCGAACCAGCGCTTCCCCATGCAGTATCTGACACCCAAGGAGCCTTGAATATCCAAGACGCGAGATCATGCTCCGGGCATGATGCTAACGGCACACGTCAGTTGTAGATGCGGATCGTGATGGCTCATCGGGTCAAGGCATGAGCGACCACATAGATGAAAAAGGTCCATCAGGGAGTGGCGGACTCGGTCGCCGTGTTGGACGAAGATGTTGTCGACGAtctgaggaggaagaaTGGATTCTGGGCGCTAgggaggtggtcgaggtgAGTGGACGACGATGTCTGCGTTGTTCCAGACATGTCGAACTGGGGTCAGATGCTGTTCAAAGCGATTCGTTAGCCCGTGGGGAGGAGTAGGGTTGATAGCGAGTTGGCAAGTATGAGTGATGGAGATGTTTCAGAAGAGGATGTAATGTTCAGTGGTGGAGATAAGAGTGGAGGTCATCTGGTTGAGGCACGCCGGAATACCGGACCAAGATCTCGCGGTCACCCCGATCCTACGCATCAATCACCCCTCAGATGGCGAATAGCATCCGCTGGGCGCTATCGCGCACTCCGTGTGGGGACCTCAGGAAGCTCGTATATTATTATCATCACGCCAGCGCCTAGTCTAGCTACATATGCTTAGAGGAGGTAGGCGGCAacggcagcggcgacaGCTCCGAACGAGAGCGAGACCTTGCCAGCGCCGGAACCAGAGGTGGTCGCAGgggtcgaggcggaggcggcagCCGAACCAGACACCGAGCGggaggcgctggccgagcccgaggaaACAGCAGAGCCGGAGGGAGCGGCAGCCGAGCCCGAAGCCGTAGCCGGAGCCGAAGCCGAAGCGGGAGCCGAGCCCGAAGCCGCAGCCGACTCCGAGGgagcggaggcggaggcggacggcgaggcAGCACCGGACGAGGGAGCGGCAGCGGGGTCGGAGGAGGTCTccgacgccggcgccgagggcgagggcgaagCAGCAGCCTCACCGCCACACATCTGGCGGATGGGGTCGACGCGGGCCTGGATCTTgacggcctcctcgggGTTGGTCGCCTGCATGCACTCGACGCACTTGTCCgaggtggcgaggagctcggcatcACAGGTCTCCATGCACTTGTTGATGTCGGTGCGGCAGACCAAGGCCCAGTCCATGACGGGGTTGCACTGGTCCTCGCAGCCGGCGATGCCGGCCTGGcgggagaagaggaagggggagTCGAGCGACGCGGCAGAGGcgcctggagtcagcgcTGTAAATTGTTGGGCGCTAAAGGACGTTGCCGATTCGATTCAGTGGTTCAAGAGCAAGCCTGAGCATCGCCCACATAGATAGAAAGCGACCTCATCTCGCGTCCCTCCGAATGTACTCACCAACGGCAGCGAGAATAAGGGCGGCACGCATTTTGGTCAAAGTTTCGAGTGAGTGGATGGGGGAAAGCAAGTCAAGAACAGCTCAACCAGGCCATCTTGTACCCAgatggagggggaggcCGAGTCGGACGCGCCCACGCGCTCGCGTGAAGCGGCGTATTCCGGAGGTACTTACCGGCCCATCCCTGTACATTCCCCTGGACTGTGACCACCCAGCGAACTGCGAACGGGCGTAATGACTTGTTCGGAACCTCGCCGACTGTAGATGCATCGGCAAATGGGAGAAGGGAGATTGGTCCCCATTGGCCCAGTGTTCTGGTCAGAGCTCACTGTATATCTGATAAAGTGACGTTTCGGCCGATGAGCCTCTTGGCTGGTAGGGAAATATGTCGATCCGCTTTCAACCCTACTTTGTCTCGGTGTCTTGGCAGGGTTTTTGTGCCAGCCAAAAGTTGAGCGCCGTTCCGTTTTTCTCTCCTCATCTACCTAATGACCACCTCATTCATCAAGAGGATTCCGCCGTCGTGGAACTATAAGCCCTGATCCTGCGACGCCCTCCGTTGACTCTCTTGCCGGCCTTGTGGGTAAATGCCTCTTTGCCTTACCGAGATCCCGCGGTCTTCCTGCGCCTCAGGTATCTAACAATAAATTGGCACGGGCCTGTTGCGCCGCCCGGCGCTGATCGTCTGCATTAATCACAGGCCTTCGGGTTTGCAGGTCTCGAGTGTCAGTGGTTATCTGATAGTAGTCGGCCGATGCGGGCGACATATGCGCGCGTGATCCGGCGTTGAAACTGCGCAAGCTCCACAGTATGGCGTTCCGGGGAGGCGTCGTGAACACCGCCCAGGTTGTGTTTGGTCTGCCACACACCGGCGGCCGACCTGACAATTTTCTCCACTCTGGTTTGTGGAATGGGCGAGCCGACGGCGTTGCTTGTTCTCTTGGACGGCTTGAATTTTGTATCAACGGCCTGCGCAGTCATTCTTTCACCTACTACTTAGACGGAGGACGTCTTGACGCCGCCCACATATTCCAGTTGGAACATCAAGATGGCCAGTACACCAAGCGCAAACTTTGTGGTTGGGGCGGGCACCCCCGAAGTGACCCAACACGCTgctgccgaggtcgagaccGACAAGAGGCGAAACGATGTCGAGTCGACACTCGACACACCTATCGAGACGGCCTTTGAGCTCTCCCAGGGTACCGTCTCGGACGGGCTGTCGCGCACAGACACGCGCGTGTCGTTCGAGCAGCCCATCGGTGTCACCAAGATTGAATCTCTGTGTAAGTTGGCCTCTCCGACACACCGCTGATAGCAGACATGGTGTTCGGAAAGGGGTGGAAGTTGTTCTTCCTGTGGCTGTCCATTGCGCTTGTGGCATACGTGTGGtccctcgccgtcatcaCCACCGCTATTTGTGAGTCACCGACTTTGAGAGAGACGCAGCTGACCTTGAGACGCTGCGTTCGCAACATCCTTTTGGGGCAAGCACACAATCATCGGTCTCATCGCTGTCATCAACAACCTCATTTCGGCGGTTATCATGCCCATCCTAGCCAAGGTGTGCGATATCATGTCCCGACCTGCAGGCCTGTTCAtctccgccgccttcttcaCGATCGGATAcatcatcgtcgccgctgcgccGACTATTCACGCCGTTGTCGGAGGCGAGGCCATCTACACCGCCGGCCGCACTGGCACGTACCAGGTCATGCACATCCTCATCAGTGACATGACCCCGCTCCggtggcgcggcgtcgtgCTGGGTTGCTATTCCCTTCCCTTTGTGCTGAACGGATTTGTTGCTGGTCTCATCACCGCCGACATCCGTGCGCTGTCCATGGATAACGGACAGGGCTGGCGCTGGGGTTTCGGCATGTTCGCTATCATTGTTCCTGCGGCTGTTGGGCCCGCCATTGTGGTCATGTTCTGGGGCCACCACCGCGCCAAGAAGCTCGGCGCACTCTCCCTCGCATCATCTTCGTACACCCGCCGACGCATCCTCGAAGGCGAGAGTGCTGCTCCCCAGCGTACATGGAAGGAAACCGCCATCTGGATTTTCTGGGAGGGCGACGTTATTGGGTTGATCCTCTTCGCCTTTGCGTTCGgtctcatcctcgccccgCCCACCCTCGAACCAATCACCAACGGCGGATACAAGGCCGCCTCCCTAATCGCCATGTTCGTCGTCGGTGGCCTCGTGTTCATCGCTTTCCTTGTCTGGGAGACGACCTACGCTCGCAGCCCCATCTGCCCACGCCGTCTCCTCAATCCCACTTTCCTGTCCTGTCTCGccgtctccttcttccACTTCTTCTCGGGTCAGCTTACGGACGCGTACTACAACTCGTGGGCTTACATCGTCAAGCCTGAATGGAGCGACAGGAACTACACATTCTTCTCCAACATCCACAACACCGGTCGTGAGTAACATCTGTTCATGTCGGTCATCGCTGACAACAGTCTGCCTCTTCGCTACCATTGCCGGATTCCTGCTGTACTGGACCAAGCGGTACAAGTACATCCAGCTCGCGGGCATTGCTATTCGTATCATCGGCGAGGGCCTCAACTACATGACCTGGCAGTCCAACCACCAGTCGGACGCGATGCTCATCGTTGCCAAGACCATCATCTCGATGGGTGCCGGCTTCATCATGACGACCACGGCCGTTGCCGCTCCCGCTACCGTTCCCCACCGCGACCTCGCTGTCGCCATGGCTGTCCTGCACATGGTGCCTCAACTCGGCGGCTCATTCGCAGGCTCTATTTCTGCTTCCGTCTGGAACTCACAAGTCCCCGCCAACCTCAAGAGGTACCTTCCAGAGCTCAGCGACAAAGAGCGCGCGAACGTGTTCGGCTTCATtcgccgcgctcgtcgtcaggagccgcacgacctcgtcaaccgcGCATACTCGGAGGCGATGCGCCCCCTTTTCATTGCGGCCATTGTCTCGTCATGCGTCGCCTTTATTATTTCCTTGTTCGCCAAGGAAATGGAGCTCAACAGCAACCACAACAATGTCGAGAAGCACAAGGAGATCTACCTCCGcaacaaggacgaggttACAGATGAGGCAATTCTCGAaaaggtcgaggccgcagAGAACAAGGCGCGAATCGAGATGTCCAACAAGGGGCAATAGGCAGAATAGAGATATAGAGTGCATGTGCATGTGCAGAAGATGTATAATCATGTCTCATTATGTGTTTAATGCCGTGTGGCAGGCAGACGCTCGAATATTGCGGTAGCCACTCCGGTTGCGGGGCCTGGTCTTGGAGGAAGTCGTCCGCCGCTTCTTGCCTCCTTACAGGTCGCGGATCGATGCGCACCTGCTGACCAGCACACAGTTGTCGATGTCGTCAGTGGCGTGGATGCCAGACGCCGTCGGTCCAGGGAAGACGAGGATAACGCATGTGGCGGCCAGCTGTCGGCATTTCGGGTATGATGCCACGGGGATGGAACGGCTTACCCGGGACAAACAGAGGTCAGATGGGCAGTCACGATGCCAAAAACGTCAGATAAATGTTGCGAATCGACGAACTGTGGCGGTCGGAGATGAGCGGTACAGTACTTGGACGTGGCACATCTGAATCACCAGCGTTGATTGAATAAACCGACATTGTCAGCACATACTTCCCGTTAAGTCCCCAGTACACATACATCTACACAGGGGCATCCCAATCTTCCCTACAAGCTCATTCTACAACGCTTCTGATCCATGTCATCCTTCAATCCTCAGTCTtctctcctcgccgtcatgACTGTCATGCCACACTCAACATTGTCCCTCTCTACCGGCTCGTCGAGTCGTCAGACGCGTTCGCCTCGGCTGCAGCCTGGGTCTCGCCCTCAGCCTTACTCTGCTGGATTGcctgctcgacctgctcCTCTGCATTGGTGCGTGTCTTGGCCCAGCGCCATGCAGGGATCTTGCGCTCATACAACTCGTCAATCTCAGACGCGGATCGCCTGTAAATTAGCGACACCAATacgtcgagctcaccaCTTGGTCTCGGGGAGGAACACCCAGAGGAGGGCAGCGATGGGAGTAGCGACGGCAAAGAATACGAAACCGGCTTTGAGACCCAGAGCAAGGAGCATCGGCGGACTAGCAAAGTTGGCGGCGATGCCCAGGGCGCTGTTGAGGCCTTGAGCGAGGACACCAGTCTTGAGGCGAAGATAGGCCGAGGGGAGCTCGGTGATGTAGATGATCTGACTGTTGCCCGAGATTGTGCCACAGAATGCCCACATACATGCTATGAACGTCTGATGTTAGCTAGGCCACCGAGATGGAGACTCACAATAGCGGGAACACGGCTCGGCGAAGTCAAGGGGATGAACGAGAGGCAGCCGAGCAAGAACATGGAGAGGGCTTGGAACGAGTACGCCCAAGTGACAAaggggcggcggccgaATTTGTCGAATGTCACCATCATAAGAAGGACGGTGCCGCACTGCACGGACGCAGTAATGATGTTGGTTTGGAACGGGTTCTTGATCCCGACGAGGGCATAAGTGTATGTCGAATACGTGTAGAGGATGGGGTAtccgccgagctggagagaTGCGGCAATGACAAGCGATGCAAAGGTGCGTTTGCCGTTGGTGCCTTTGAATAGGTCGGTCCACGAGGTTGCCTTGTTGCGCCTGATGGCTTcacgctcgtgctcgaTTGTCTTGGCGATGATTCCGTActcctcgtcaaagtcgtaATCGGGGATATTACCGTACAGGCGCTTGAGTGATTTGACGGCCTTTTCCTTGTTGCCCCGCCGTGCGTAGAACCACGGTGACTCTGGAACGATAAGGAAACAGATGGCCATGAAACCGACGGGGCCCCAGGTCGCGTACACAGGCAGATGCCAGTTCATGGGGTCGCGGAGGGTGAGGAAATTCATCATGAGGGATGCACCCAGCGTCGCAATGGCACCCCAGAAGATGGCGGCTGAGAGCACGATGCCGCGAATTCGGGTCGCACACACTTCCATCCCGTACGGGCCCGCAACGACGGCGATGATGCCTGTACCCATGCCTGTGAACAGGCGGCCAACCAGCTGTGGTCAGCGCTGATTGCCTGGTAACGTACCCAGACCTCAGGGGTGCGAGCGAGGGTCAGGCACACCAtcgcgatggcgatgaaGAACCaggcgagaaggagggcaGGTTTGCGACCAAAGCGGTCAGTGAAGCTACTGTCAGCCCCAGGATGGGTTAACAACGCACAAGGAGATCCAGAGGAAAACGAAGATCTGCCCTGCACTCAAGATCACAGCCCAAGCGGACACTTGGAGTCAGCTAATGTATGAATGGTCACGTACCCCAGTTTgggtcgagggcgccgacACCCTTGATTTTGCCTGCGCGGTTGGGGTCTCCAAACTGCTTGATGAAGCCTgggttggcgaggatggcacCACTCATGACAATCTCAAAGAACTCGAGCATACGACCGGTGAAGACGAAGAAACACACAACGAGGGAGCGACGGAACACCCATAGCGCCTCGCGGATAGTGAGCTGGTCGAAGCGCGACTTGACGAgcccctcgccgtcgagcgccgcgacggTAACTTCGGCCAAGGAACCCTTCTCCGACTCACGGTCGGACGGGGCGTGCTCTAGGTGTTCGATGGTGGATAACGGCTTCTTGGACATACTGTCTTGAGGATTCACAAATGTCGCCCATCTCTCTTATAACAAGTGTAATCGGACGAGGCCGGTCACCAGGGTGTGCCAAGAGCGGTTCGCGCTTCACTTGGCTCCTGAACACGTCAAACAGGCAGCATGTGACTGCTTCGCTGTTGTTGCGCCGCGCTTAACCGTGACGGTCAAATGCCGGTTCTCGGAGGCTCATGTAGAGAGAGGTGTGATGGGGACAGCCTATAGTGCACATGACCGAGATCCGCCACCGAACACCCTGTGGTACCTCGGCCAATTTCCTGTCCCCTACTGCAGACCCCGACCATGATATGACGGCATTTTAGGTGCTGGGGCGCCCTGGGACCTCAGAGGCCTGCAAGGACCGGCCAAGGAATGTCTTTTATTATGCCGACCAACATGGCGTCCGGGCTACTGGAACGCCCGTCAGCGGCGTGGCCTTCTCGACCATGGGTCACGCGAGTCCGGATGAGAACAGACTGCAACCGACGGCCAACGCCGCTTCTCGGCTCGTTAAGCGGACAGGAATGTCAAACTCGCGGTTACTCGCCAGATTCAGAGGCATCGTTTGATGCACGTGCACATGGTCTAGTACGATGGCTAGCATGAGTCACTGTGGAATAGGTTGGGAAGGCACTAGCATGAGTCACTGTGGAATAGGTTGCGGAAAGGTGCCTTCCACGGGAGTCAGTGCCTCACAAGCCCCCTTTGTGATGCGAATCTGCGACGCTGCGATCGCTTTTTAGTTGGGAAATGAAAGCTATTGGCCATTGTGGAGTTGGGAGAGAACCGTAGCATGTCTTGGGCAACGATGGTCAGCACAAGACTGTCACGCAGCACTTTGACAAACAATGTGGCGTGGGAATGCATGGGACATGAGAGGCCGACCCTGAGGTGGGCGAAAATGTGGAGTTGGTGGAGGAAGCAGACTATATATATATATATGCCGGGGAAGTAACGCGTTCACGCTAGTGGAGGCGAACGCATTGCTTCtgacaaggccaagaatGGATGGACATATGTGCAGGATGTTCTGAAGCTGTTGTTGATTTCTGAGATCTCGGACATATTTGACTCCTTCGGACTCGGCATTTAATGTACTGTAGATCCCGATGATAGCATGTCGGAGAGAAAGCACGGAGCCGTGCGGCGAGGCACTGACTTGCCTTGTAGGAGCAGTTCAGTATCCAAGAAACAAAGGATGAGTCTATCTAACCATTGCTTCAGAACCGACCAGCATCTGGACTACTGTACGTCTACCTGTGCTCCCTCGCTCCTTCGCTCcctcgctcctcgctcctcgcaAACCCGCTAGTGCACCATGGGCCCACCGTCAACGGACCACATCACGCTATTGACATagctcgccgcctcctcgcagCACATGAACGTAATCACGTCCGCGAGTTCTTCGGGCATGCCGGGCCGGGCCATGGGGAGGACATCTGGGGCGGAATCCTCGGTGATCACCTGCCCAGCCGTCATGGGCGTCTCGACAAGTCCTGGCGCATCATTATTACTGGGATCAGCTCCCTCTCACACGGACTCACATCCTGACTCCCTCCGGCCCATGATCGATGCATGCCTGTCTGGCCAGGGTGACGACTGCATGTACGGTGCAATGTTCCACCGCACCTGTAACCCTAGGGCTGATGCGACGTTGACAACTGCTCCGCGCTGTGCTCTCCTCGGACCAAGCGAGGTCTGTAGAGGTTCGTGGGTTAGCATTTGCTTGGTCTGCTCTCGAGAACAGAGGAAGCAGCCGCGCGCGTTGACGGCCAACCTCTTTCAAAATACGATCAGAAATGTCGGGAGGATACTGACGTCCTGGGTCTCGGTGTCGGCAAACTTGGCACGTGGGCAACTGAGGCCCGCGCAGTTTGCGGCATAGTCGACGCGACCCCATTTGTTCACAGCTGCGCCATCGCGGCATAGTCGACGCGACCCCATTTGTTCACAGCTGCTGCCATCGCGGCCTTCACCTGTGCCTCGTCGCTCACGTCCGCTTGGACTGATAGGGTCTCAACACCCCTCAGGAGGGAGACGGTGACAGAGAGGTCGCCCaagtcgacgaggacgatgcgCTTGGCACCTTTGCGGGCGAAAGATTGGGCTGTAGCTTGGCCGATCTGCCATCAGTTATTGTCAAGGTGGGCTcagtggaggagaggataGATGGGTAGGTGAGGAGAGAGTGACATGGAAAGGCCGCAAAACTCACCCCAGATGTGGCGCCGGTGATGAAAGCAACGCCGGTGAACATATTTGGCGTGTTGATGATGGTAGAGTGTGAGTTCCATGAGCCAGTTATGGCCATTGTTTGTACTGTACAGTACGTCGGCATGTTGGCCGGATTGCAACATTCCCCACCCCGCATTACCCCACTGCCGGTCGCGGCATCCCCAATTCCAGTCTCACCAACCGATACGAAGCTGATAATGAGATATCAGAGGTACATGTAAGTCATATCTTCAGGCCACCATTCGGTCCGTCACGCCTCCTACACTGCCCTGGGTCTTGGATCAATGACAGGTCGAATTCATTTTGCCCAAGCACAGTCGCAGAGGGCAAACACCTCACAGAGCGCCAGACCATTGCCTTTAAATCAATCGTGTGAGTAGTCGGCTGGGCCCAACCCATCCTTATCTCTCAAGCACGCAACATGCAGCAACTGATAGCACAGCCCACGGCCAGCAAGATGGGCCTTCTACACCAGCGAAGCCGACACCGAAATCCGTTCAATGTGAAGAATCGTGCCTGtttggtggaggtggagcaTGAATTGGTTTGCCCGCTGCCCACTTGCCACCCAGCCTCATT from Cutaneotrichosporon cavernicola HIS019 DNA, chromosome: 2 harbors:
- a CDS encoding uncharacterized protein (to TIGR gene model, INSD accession AAW41474.1) — translated: MASTPSANFVVGAGTPEVTQHAAAEVETDKRRNDVESTLDTPIETAFELSQGTVSDGLSRTDTRVSFEQPIGVTKIESLYMVFGKGWKLFFLWLSIALVAYVWSLAVITTAIYAAFATSFWGKHTIIGLIAVINNLISAVIMPILAKVCDIMSRPAGLFISAAFFTIGYIIVAAAPTIHAVVGGEAIYTAGRTGTYQVMHILISDMTPLRWRGVVLGCYSLPFVLNGFVAGLITADIRALSMDNGQGWRWGFGMFAIIVPAAVGPAIVVMFWGHHRAKKLGALSLASSSYTRRRILEGESAAPQRTWKETAIWIFWEGDVIGLILFAFAFGLILAPPTLEPITNGGYKAASLIAMFVVGGLVFIAFLVWETTYARSPICPRRLLNPTFLSCLAVSFFHFFSGQLTDAYYNSWAYIVKPEWSDRNYTFFSNIHNTGLCLFATIAGFLLYWTKRYKYIQLAGIAIRIIGEGLNYMTWQSNHQSDAMLIVAKTIISMGAGFIMTTTAVAAPATVPHRDLAVAMAVLHMVPQLGGSFAGSISASVWNSQVPANLKRYLPELSDKERANVFGFIRRARRQEPHDLVNRAYSEAMRPLFIAAIVSSCVAFIISLFAKEMELNSNHNNVEKHKEIYLRNKDEVTDEAILEKVEAAENKARIEMSNKGQ
- a CDS encoding uncharacterized protein (Sugar (and other) transporter), with protein sequence MSKKPLSTIEHLEHAPSDRESEKGSLAEVTVAALDGEGLVKSRFDQLTIREALWVFRRSLVVCFFVFTGRMLEFFEIVMSGAILANPGFIKQFGDPNRAGKIKGVGALDPNWVSAWAVILSAGQIFVFLWISFFTDRFGRKPALLLAWFFIAIAMVCLTLARTPEVWLVGRLFTGMGTGIIAVVAGPYGMEVCATRIRGIVLSAAIFWGAIATLGASLMMNFLTLRDPMNWHLPVYATWGPVGFMAICFLIVPESPWFYARRGNKEKAVKSLKRLYGNIPDYDFDEEYGIIAKTIEHEREAIRRNKATSWTDLFKGTNGKRTFASLVIAASLQLGGYPILYTYSTYTYALVGIKNPFQTNIITASVQCGTVLLMMVTFDKFGRRPFVTWAYSFQALSMFLLGCLSFIPLTSPSRVPAITFIACMWAFCGTISGNSQIIYITELPSAYLRLKTGVLAQGLNSALGIAANFASPPMLLALGLKAGFVFFAVATPIAALLWVFLPETKWRSASEIDELYERKIPAWRWAKTRTNAEEQVEQAIQQSKAEGETQAAAEANASDDSTSR
- a CDS encoding uncharacterized protein (oxidation-reduction process) — encoded protein: MFTGVAFITGATSGIGQATAQSFARKGAKRIVLVDLGDLSVTVSLLRGVETLSVQADVSDEAQVKAAMAAAVNKWGRVDYAAMAQLNNDAPGLVETPMTAGQVITEDSAPDVLPMARPGMPEELADVITFMCCEEAASYVNSVMWSVDGGPMVH